The following is a genomic window from Actinomycetota bacterium.
GGCTCGACGCGGAGATCATCCGCGACGAGGAGGGCAACCTCATGTCGCTGCGTCGCTCGATCGGCGACCTCATCGAGCGCCTGGAGCCGGTGGCCGAGAAGCTGGGGTGTCTGGAGGACCTGATGGGGATCAACCAGATGCTCGAGCGCGGCACCTCCGCCACGAGGCAGCGCGAGGTCTATCACGCCACCAAGGACCTCTCAGCGGTCGTGGACTCGCTGGTGAACGAGATGAAGACCGGGAAGCCGGCGCCGCTGGTGGGCCGCTCGCTGCCGGGAGGCACGGTCGACCACGGCACCCCGATAGCCGGCGAGTAACGCGTCTTTGTGCAACCGTGGTCGCTTAGCGACCATAGATGCACAAAGAGCTGCGTTAGGGCTTCGGGCCGAGCGCGCGTAGGTCGCCCTGGCGCCGGGTCGCGCCCGTGCTATCGAGCCATTCGCACAGCGGGACCGCGTACTTCCTCGTGGTTCCCAGCAGGTCCCGGATCTGCGCGACGGTGACCGGGCCCTCTTGCTCTATCCGTTGGCGGACCAGTCTCCGGGCCTGCGCGGCCTGCTCGGCCGTCAGATAGAACCCCTCGATCCTGACGAGCTCGCCCGACTCCGTCAGCGACCGCAGCAGCCGCGGCTCCGCGTTCAGCTCCGCCACAAAGGGGGGCTGGAACCCGGCAGACGAGATCGCGGCCAGCACCCGGTCCCGCACCTCCTGCTGCTGTGGCGTCAGCCCGACCTGATGACACGCCAGCCGCACGCCGGCCCCCTCTTCGACGATGCCTTCCGTGCGCGCGATCAATGCGTCGAACACATCGAGCTCGAGGCCGAGCTCGGCTCGCAGCGCCTGGCGGGCCATCGCCCGTTCCAATGGATGCGCCACGTGATGCCGATCTAGCGCCTGGCGGGCGGAAGCCTCCAGCTCCCCCAGCCGCTCATCCGAGACGAGGAGCGGCCCCAGCGCCGCCACCTCTGCCGGCACTGCGGCGGCTCCCGAGCGCGCCAGCGCCTCTGACGCGGCCAGCGCGCCGGTCGACCTCACCAGCGCCCGCAAGGCACCGGTCGCCTCGCCGCGACGCAGCTCGCCCAGCAGAGACAGGCGCCGCTCGTCGCCGCGCCGCGCCGCCTCCGGCAGCGGGTCCAGCACCACGCCGCCCCCGAGGGTCAGCACCCGTCCCGCGTCCCGCAGCACGAACCGGTCCCCACGACCCAGCGGCAACGGCTCCCTCAGGTACAGCTGCGCGAACCCCTCTTCGCCAGACGACAGCCGCGACCCCCCCAGCAACTTGAGCCGCACCGGCGTCTCGGCCGAGCCCACGTACAGCAGGTGGGCGCCCTTCTCCGTGAGCTCGTGCTGGCGCCCGGACACGGCCGCCGGAGACACGCGCACCAGCGCGTCCACCCGAGCCGTCACCCGCCACGAACGCGGCCTCACCACCGCGTCGCCGCGCTCGGCCCCCTCGCGCTCGAGCCCCGCCAGGTTGAGAGCCACGCGGTTGCCCGGCCCGATCTCCGGGACCTCCCGCTTGTGGCTCTGGATCGTGCGCACCCGCGCCCGCCGGCCCTCGGGCGCGATCTCCACCTCGTCGCCCGCCGCCAGACCGCCGCCCATCAACGTCCCCGTCACCACGGTGCCGGAGCCGGCGATCGTGAAGACGCGATCCACCCACAGCCGCGGCCGTCCCTCGTCAACCGCAGCGGGGGCCGCGGCCAGCGCACGGTCGACTTCAACCAGCAACTCGCCGATTCCGTCGCCCGTGACCGCCGAGCACGCCACTACCGGCGCCCCCGCCAGAGACGACGGCGCGAGCTTCTCCTCCACCTCGGCCCGCGCCAGCTCGAGCGTGTCCGCATCCACGAGATCGCTCTTTGTGAGCGCCACCACCCCGTGCGACACCCCCAGCACGTCGATGATCGCCAGATGCTCGGCGGACTGCGGCTTCCAGCCCTCGTTGGCGGCGACCACAAAGAGGCACACCGAGACGCCCCCGGCCCCCGACAGCATGTTCTTGATGAACCGCTCGTGACCCGGCACGTCGATGAGGCCAACCTCTCGCCCGGACGGCAGCGGAACCCAGGCGAAGCCGAGGTCGATCGTCATCCCGCGCCGTTTCTCTTCCGCGAAACGATCCGGATCGATCCCCGTCAGCCGCTCGACCAGCGTGGACTTCCCGTGGTCGACATGCCCCGCGGTCCCGAGAACGTGCATGTCGCAACGATAGATACTCAGCAGCGCCTGACGCGCGAGCTGCATCGCCTTCTGCGCCGCGAAAGCGCGCTGCGGGCGCGTTGCGTAGAAAACTAGGAGAAGTGGGTAGAGGGGGGCGATGACCATTGCGGCCCTCTTAGACGTCGACGGCACCCTCGTCGACACCAACTACCAGCACGTCGTGGCGTGGCACCGCGCCTTCCGCCAGAACGGCCAGATCGTCCCCGCGTGGAAGATCCACCGTCACGTCGGCATGGGCGGCGACCACCTGGTGAAGACGCTCTGCGGCGAAGAGGTCGAAGAGAAGCTGGGCGACGACATCCGAGCGGCCGAGAAGGCGCTGTATCTCACCTTCATCGAGGAGGTCGAGCCGTTCGAAGGGGCCGTTGAACTGATCCGCGACCTCAAAGAGCGCGGCCATCCCGTCGTCCTCTCAAGCTCTGCCAAGGGCAACGAGGTCGACCACTACCTCGACCTGCTGGACATGCGCGACCTGATCGACGGCTGGACGATGTCCGACGATGTCGACGCGACCAAGCCCGAGCCCGACCTGATCCAGGTCGCCCTGAAGAAGTCGGGCGCGGATGACGCCGTGATGGTCGGTGACTCCACCTGGGACTGCGAGGCCGCGAAGAACGCGGGCCTGAAGACGATCGGGCTGCTGACCGGAGGCTTTTCCGAATCCGAGCTTCGAGACGTCGGCGCCATCGCGGTCTTCGAGTCGCTCCCCGACCTGCGCCAGAAGCTGGACGACACCCCGCTCGCCTAAACCTTTCGCTCGACCGCGCTTATCGGGTTCATCGCCGATCTGGCACCGTGCGCCCGGATGCTCGGTGCCGTACTGCCGCAAGGGGTCCAGGTTGACCAGCACACACACGGCCGCCCGGCTGTAGGGCGACGTCCGTAACGCTCCCGTAACGGCCAGCGGAGACAATGACACCTTGTGGCGGTCGAGTGGATAGGGCGGATGTCGAGATGTCGGCGGGTGGAGCCGAGATAGCCGCGGCGCGGCCCTCGGCAGGGGCTTGACGGCAGTGCCATCAGGCGGCCGAACGCGGTGAGCCAGTGGCGGTGGTGGCGGCCCGCGCTGCTGGCGTGGGCGCTGTGGGGACTCGCCATGCTCGCCCTGGTGGCCACTGCCTGGCTCGACCACCTGCTACGCCAGGCCGGCCGCCCCGACCTGGCCGTCGTCGACGCCGCGCTCCTCTCGGTCGCCGCGCCGCACCTGGGGCTGGCGACGGTCGGGGCTGTGATCGCCAGCCGCCGGCCCCGCCACCCGGTGGGCTGGCTGCTGTTGCTCGCCTTCGGCGTGCTCGGGCAGGCGGGCTTCGCGGTCGCAACGTACGCCGACTACGGGCTGCTGGTCCGCCCCGGAGCCCTGCCGGGCGCCTGGCTCGCGGCTCGGTCCTTTCACGCCATCGGCGCCGCGGCTTTCGCGTGTCTGGCCTTCGTCCTCCTGCTGACGCCCACCGGGTCGCTGCCCTCGCGCTCGGCCGGCTGGCGCTGGTTCGCCACCGTCACCGCAGCCACTCCGATCGCTCTGCTGCTGGCCGTGGCGCTGGTGCCCCGACCAGACACTCGGCCCTACCACCGGCCCACGGACCCGTTCGACCTCCGCGGGTACGACGGTGTCCTGCTGTCGGCCTACGAGGTCGCCTTCGCCGTCAGTTTCGGCGCAGTCGCGGTCGGCGCGGCCTCCCTGATGATGCGGTTCCGCCGAGCACGCGGCGCCGAACGCGAGCAATTGCGCTGGGTTGCGCTGGGCGCCGCACTGGCCGCGCTGCTGTTCCTCGCCATCCTGGCCGCCATAGCGATCGGCGCCCCGGCGCTGCCCGACCCCGCGATCGTGGGCCCGATCGCTCTGGTGTTGTTGACCCTGGGGATCAGCGCGGCAACCCTCCGCTACCGGCTGTACGACCTGGACCGCATCATCAGCCGCACGGTCGCCTACGCGCTGCTCACCGTCCTGCTCGGCGGCGGCTACGTCGTAGTGGTGCTCGGTCTCGGCCAGCTGGCCGGCAGGCAGTCGGACCTGGTGGTCGCGGCGGGGACCCTCGCGGTGGCCGCCATGTTCCAGCCCGCCCGCCGCCGCGTCCAAGAGGTGATCGACCGGCGCTTCAACCGCCGCCGCTACGACGCGGCGCAGACCATCCAGGCGTTCACCGGCCGACTACGTCAGGAGATCGACCTCAACAGCCTCGCCGCCGAGCTGCTGGCCGTGATCGAGCAGACGATGCAGCCGACGACCGCCTCGTTGTGGCTGCGTCCTCCCGCCCCGCCACAAGAGAAAGCTGCAACCCGATCGGGAGTCGAGCGAAGTGCAGTATGAGCGTCCGCCGGGATCCCGCAGCCTCGTCTAGATGACCTCACCCAGCTTCGCCGGATTTCGCTCGCCCGGGTGTGGCCAGGTACGAAAAGCGGCAGCTTTAGTTGGCGGTTAGCTACTAGCAAGCGCGGGTAGTAACGCGCTCAGACCCCCCAACCGCACCACCTGAGGAGGCTCCCATGGCGCAAGCCCAAGGCAAAGAGAAGATCGTCCAGTACCTGCTCGAGGCGCACTCGCGCGAGACCGCGATCGCACAGACGCTGGCGGCGCACATCCAGATCGCAGAGCCCGGCCCCTACCGCTCCGGCCTCGAGGCGCATCTCCGCGAGACGACCGCTCACGCGCAGCGCGTCCAGCAGAGGCTGCGCGAGCTCGGCGCGCACCGCAACGTGTTGGCGGCCGGCTTCGGTCTCGCGCAGAACCTGATCACCAACACCCTGTCGATGGCGAAGGCCCCGATCGACCTCGTCCGCGGCGGCGACCGCAAGGAGAAGATGCTCAAGAACGCGCGCGACGAGATCATGAGCGAGGCGATCGAGATCGCGACCTACGACGCGATCGAGCGCATGGCCCGCAACGTGGGCGACGAGACGACCGCGCAGCTCGCGGCCGACATCCGTGCGGATGAAGAGCGCATGCTCGAGAACCTCCGCAACGAGATCCCGAACCTCACCGACGCGGTGGTGCGCGCGCAGGTCCCGATCCAGTCGCGCCCGGTCCTCACGATCGAGGACCTTCCGATCGCCAACTACGACAACCTGAACGCGGACGAGATAACCAAGCGTTTGAAGGGCCTCAGCCAGGACGAGCTCGCGCAGGTCGCGGCATACGAGTCGACCAAGGAGAACCGCAAGACGATCCTGGATCGCATCGAGAGCCTCGAGGGCGACGAGCCGTGGCCCGGCTACGACGACCAGACCGTCGGTGAGATCAACAAGGCGCTGACCGATGCACCGAACGAGATCGTCCAGCAGGTCCGCGACTACGAGCGCAGCCACAAGAACCGTTCGTCGGTCCTGAAGAGCACCGACCGAGAGCTCGAGAACGCGTAAAAGCCGAGCACGTCGAAGCACCTAGAGGAACAGAGAGCCGGTCCACCAAGAGGGCCGGCTCTCTTCTTGTCCCACACCTCTCACGCCTCCGGACGGACGAGGACACCTAAAGGACTAGTCGGCCGCAGTCGATATCGCATGTGGCGACGAGGAATGGAGGAGTCATGCGGGTGCAGGAGTTTTCGGCCTTCTCGCACCGGTTGGACGAGGATTGGCTCGGCGCCGACGACGCCAGCCAGCTGGTGCAGGCGCTGAGATCCCTCATCACCGAGCTTTTCGGCTGGGGCGGCGACTCTTTCGACTACGAGCTGCCGCGATATTGAGAACTAGTCACTAAAGGCTACGGACCCGTAGCCGATACAGGCTCTGTAGGACGGGGAGGCAACCGCCTCCACGACAAAGGCAAACCCACCGCGAGGCGGGGACGCAAAGCCAGGGGTCTCGCAAGAGCCGAGACCGCCCAGCTACCGAATGGAGGAGGGATACATGCTTCGACGCACCACCGCAATCCTCACGACAGCACTCGTTCTCGCTGCAGCCGCGGCGCCCGCCGCTCTGGCGAGCAACCGCCGCGATGGTTCCCGCAACGGCGGCAAGAAGCCCATCGGCACCGTTGCCAGCTTCGACGGAACCACTCTGGAAGTCACTCTGAAGGACGGCTCCTCGCGCACCGCAACGGTCGCGGAGGACACCAAGGTCAAGATCGACCACCGTGGTCGTCCGGCTGCCAAGGGCAACCCGACGCGTGGTTCGCTCGAGGACCTCGTTGCCGGAGCGCTCGTTCTCCGCATGAAGACCGACGATGGCGAGCTCGAGAAGGTCCGGATCCGCCGTGGCGCCACCGAGCCTGTCCCCACCACAACCTGCGTCGATGACGCCGACGAGTCCGACGCGGAAGCCGGCGAAGAGACCGAGGCCGAAGAGGGCCAGACCGAGGGCGAGGCCGAGGCCGAAGAGGGCCAGACCGAGGGCGAGGCCGAGGCCGAAGAGGGCGCCGAGGACGACACCGAGACCGAAGGTGAGACCGAGGCCGAAGAGGGCCAGGCCGAGGGCGCGACCGAGGCCGAAGAAGGCCCCGAGGACGACACCGAGACCGAGGGTGACACCGAGGTCGAAGAGACCGACGACTGTGACGAGTCCGATGAGGCCGCCGACTCGGAGGACTCCGACGAGGAGTCTGACGAGTCCGACGACGAGTCCGACGAGTCCGATGACGAGTCCGAGGAGGAGTCCGAGGAGGAGGAAGAGGAGCAGAACCCCGTCGAGGAGATCGTCGAGGAGCTCCCGCTTCCCTAACACCACAGATCTAAGGACCGGGTACCTGCTCCGGTTCTGAAGAAAGAAGAACGGCCGGATTGCCCCCCGGCCGTTCTTCGCGTTCGGATGAGGCCAACCCAATCGGCCCTAGCATCGCCGACGGGTGAGCGGTCGCCCGGATGTCAAAGTCGGTTCTCGGTCTCTTCGACGCCTCTCCGCCACCACATAGAAATGAAGCGGCTCCTCGTGTGAGGAGCCGCTTCGATCCACCGGCCAATCCTGGTTGTCTACAGAAGCAACCGTCGCCTATGGAACCATCATGCAGATCACGTACGCTTCTACGCCTACGGCATCCTCGAGGTCATCGGCTACTACGAACCAGCCGGTTGCGGGGTTCCCCACCGGGACCGATACACGAAGAGCGTGCGATCCACCGCCCTCAAAACCTTCAACGAACATGTCGCCAGCTGTACCGCCACCACCGGTTGCCAGGTCGTTGTTGTCGCAATGGGCTGTGGTGGAGGAGCCACCAGAGAACTCGTCGGCATCGGCGTTCGCGGTTCTCACGTAAAGGCCCGGAGGCGATCCGCTCGGGCCCGCAGGCCCTGCAGGTCCGGCAGGCCCGGCAGGCCCGGCAGGCCCGGCAGGCCCCACGGGACCCTCGGGTCCGGCAGCTCCGTCAGCTCCGTCGGCTCCCGCGGGCCCGACCGGACCGATAGGACCCTGATCACCCTTCACGCCCTGCACGTTCCAGGCGAGTGACGTCTCTCCACTCTTGCAATTGGTCACGGAGGAGTCGATCACGCGAAGCGATCCACCGCTCTTCGAATAGCACGCGTCGATGACGTTGTTGCTCGGGATCGTCGCAGACGCGATCCCACCTCCGATCAGGCCGACGATCGCCACGACCCAGGCGATCAGGTGCAATCCTCGGCGTCGCGAGGATCCCGAAGCCCGTCGAACCTTTGCGCCCCGCTCGGCGGGTGGCGCCTCCGTAATCGTTCCTTTCCTGCTACCGATCATGTGTTACTCCTTTGTGGGATTGACTCGCCGTATCTATCTTGTTGCTGTGTCGCCTCGAGATCCTCACTAACTCCTTTCGATCGCAACCTCCTCGACTCGCTGGTCTGGCGAGCGTCTGTCAGGGCAAAGTCGCTCGTCGCGCTCTGCCGTCGTGCGTGTTGAGTCAACGCATGCCCGCGGGGGGTCCGGCTGCTTACGATGCGGCTGGGTTACGCGCTATTCCGGGCAGGTCACGCGCGGGTTCCATTGCTCGAAGATCCCGTTCGGGTTCGAGCGCCAGACCCACACGTGCAGGTCGTAGTGCACGGGCATGCCTGGGCCGTGGCCGGGCATCGGACCGTCGAAGGGGCGTCCGAACAGAGTCGGACGGTCGTCGGCGGTGGCGAGGTCCTGATCCTCGTCCACCTTGAAGTACTCCACGCCTGTGAGCACGCGCGTGCCGTTGAGACCTGGCGCGTACAGCAGCCCCTCCGGCTGGTCCTTGAGCACCACGGAGTCGATCCGGTCTGGGTCGACGTAGTGGTATCCCATCCCGCCTTCGGGCGATGCGACGCAGTGGTCGTCCCGCTCGAACCCTCCCGCGATCGCCAGTGCCTCGTTGTGATACGCCCCGGTCACCTGACGCAGGCGCTCCATCTGCCGGGCGAGCCGGTCCCCGGATGTATTGCCGCTCGCGATGCCACCCAGGTTGGGTACGACGATCGCGCCCACGACCATCACCACTGCGGCAGCGACGACGCTGGTTCCACGTCTACGTTGCTTCATCCACCTCTCCCTTCTCCTTCGGGGACGTCCCCCGTCGAAAACCGACGCTAGGGAAGGGGGGTTCGAACCGGCTTAAACTCAGATGAAAGCTCCAAAGAACTCGGTTCCAGCGCTGGGCGAACCCGCAGGAGCGACATGACCGGCAACGACTACGTGACGGTGAGCCCGACGCGGCTGACTCCACCCCCAGCGTCCCCCTGGTTGCTCGAGCGCCCCGCGCTCGCTTCACGCCTCGATGGATCCCTCGGCGCCCGGCTGACCACCGTCGTCGCGGGCGCGGGCTTCGGTAAGACCACTGCCCTGAGCAGTTGGGCCGCGGGTCGCCGTTGTTCCTGGTACACGCTGGGCTCGGAGGACCGAGAGGTAGGAGTCCTCGCGAACGGGCTAGTGGAAGCTCTACGGGTCCGAGTTCCTAGTCTTCCCCCAGACACCGCCGCGGCGGCGGGATCGGGGCGGGGACCGAAGCTCGATGAGTCCGACATCATGCGAGGACGCGCCTGGGGAGCGCTCTTGAGTGGAGCGCTACAAGAACATCTGCGGCGTGATCTCGTCCTGGTCCTGGACGACGTCCACGAGCTCGAAGGCGCGGAGGCTGCTCTCGCTCTACTGGGTGAGCTTTGTCGAGAGGCTCCCGCGCGGTTGCACCTCATCCTTGCGTCGCGGCGCGAGCTGCCATTCGGGATCGAAAGGATGCGGGGCCGCGGACAGGTTCTGGAACTGGATGCGTCCGACCTCTCCTTCAGCCGAGAAGAAGTCGCCGATCTGCTGAACATGTCCTTCGGCATCGCGGATCGCACTCTGAGCGATTCGTTGCACGAGCTGACCGGCGGCTGGCCGGGAGCGGTGCGCCTCGCGATGGAGTTCCTGCGCGGCGCCGACGAACACGAGCTAACAGGGCGGTTCGAGGCGCTCCGCCGCGGGAAGAAGCCTCTGCTCACGTTTCTCACCGAGGAAGTTTTGGATGCCGAGCCGCCCGAGGTCAGGGAGCTGCTGAGCAAAGCGGCGTGCGTCGAGCGGTTCACGCCCGAGCTTCTCGAATGGCTGGGCGTGCCGGATGCCGCCGACATGGTCGGGTCGCTCGAGAGGCGGGGTTTGTTCCTCGAACCGCTGACGGGCGAGTGGGGGTGGTACGGGTCAGCAGCCTCGTACGCGACCTGATCGTGCGGAGATGGCCGCTTCCTCCCGCCGACCGAACGGCTCTGCTCGAGCGTGCAGCCGATTGGTTCGAGTCCAATGGTCATTTCGCGGACGTGCTGAGCACGCTCGTCGAGATGGGAGAACCCGACCGCATCGCCTCGTTCCTCGCTAGGCGGGGTGAAGCGATATTGCGTTCCGGAAATCTTCAAGCACTCAAGGAAGCGATCGATCATCTCCCCGAGGAGCTACGGGATCCCGGGATCCATCAGCTGTCCGGAGCGACGCGCCACTTCCGAGGGGACTGGGAGAGCGCCCTCGCGTGCTTCGAGCAGGTGGCGGGTGAGCGGGGTGATCTCGACGCCCGACTCGCCTGGCGCATCGGGATGATCCATCACCTGAAGGGTGATCTACGTTCC
Proteins encoded in this region:
- a CDS encoding HAD family hydrolase; translated protein: MTIAALLDVDGTLVDTNYQHVVAWHRAFRQNGQIVPAWKIHRHVGMGGDHLVKTLCGEEVEEKLGDDIRAAEKALYLTFIEEVEPFEGAVELIRDLKERGHPVVLSSSAKGNEVDHYLDLLDMRDLIDGWTMSDDVDATKPEPDLIQVALKKSGADDAVMVGDSTWDCEAAKNAGLKTIGLLTGGFSESELRDVGAIAVFESLPDLRQKLDDTPLA
- a CDS encoding ferritin-like domain-containing protein; its protein translation is MAQAQGKEKIVQYLLEAHSRETAIAQTLAAHIQIAEPGPYRSGLEAHLRETTAHAQRVQQRLRELGAHRNVLAAGFGLAQNLITNTLSMAKAPIDLVRGGDRKEKMLKNARDEIMSEAIEIATYDAIERMARNVGDETTAQLAADIRADEERMLENLRNEIPNLTDAVVRAQVPIQSRPVLTIEDLPIANYDNLNADEITKRLKGLSQDELAQVAAYESTKENRKTILDRIESLEGDEPWPGYDDQTVGEINKALTDAPNEIVQQVRDYERSHKNRSSVLKSTDRELENA
- the selB gene encoding selenocysteine-specific translation elongation factor — encoded protein: MVIAPLYPLLLVFYATRPQRAFAAQKAMQLARQALLSIYRCDMHVLGTAGHVDHGKSTLVERLTGIDPDRFAEEKRRGMTIDLGFAWVPLPSGREVGLIDVPGHERFIKNMLSGAGGVSVCLFVVAANEGWKPQSAEHLAIIDVLGVSHGVVALTKSDLVDADTLELARAEVEEKLAPSSLAGAPVVACSAVTGDGIGELLVEVDRALAAAPAAVDEGRPRLWVDRVFTIAGSGTVVTGTLMGGGLAAGDEVEIAPEGRRARVRTIQSHKREVPEIGPGNRVALNLAGLEREGAERGDAVVRPRSWRVTARVDALVRVSPAAVSGRQHELTEKGAHLLYVGSAETPVRLKLLGGSRLSSGEEGFAQLYLREPLPLGRGDRFVLRDAGRVLTLGGGVVLDPLPEAARRGDERRLSLLGELRRGEATGALRALVRSTGALAASEALARSGAAAVPAEVAALGPLLVSDERLGELEASARQALDRHHVAHPLERAMARQALRAELGLELDVFDALIARTEGIVEEGAGVRLACHQVGLTPQQQEVRDRVLAAISSAGFQPPFVAELNAEPRLLRSLTESGELVRIEGFYLTAEQAAQARRLVRQRIEQEGPVTVAQIRDLLGTTRKYAVPLCEWLDSTGATRRQGDLRALGPKP